In Pseudomonadota bacterium, a single genomic region encodes these proteins:
- a CDS encoding PBP1A family penicillin-binding protein, which produces MQHVNDSGRSRRIAPKPRGPRSRIRAVLARIALVVFFFGLGGAAGLAAVLYYLSADLPAIGPLLEGYDPPQITRIVAADGTVIGELFVERRTVVPMGDIPKVMIDAVIAAEDADFRKHEGLDYPGMIRALFANVAHGRLSQGGSTITQQVARTFFLTREKTFTRKLREILLTKRIEERLTKDEILYLYLNQINFGHGRYGVGEAARFYFSKGIREITVAEAALLAGIPKGPSIYEPISHPDAAAARRRYVLGEMARHGMISAAHAELAGAEPLGLSAGGRRDDRLAPEVVAQALRELSGTVDRETLRHGGYVIETTIAPDLQRAAREAVVRGLVAVDGRNGRLAPFGARGNAKRSLGTAPCRARELKVGAVCLGRVIGADDTARTLRVDLGGREGIVDLARHGRYDPEELAAGRFAERGALLRVAPVHVPVGDDPLRVELEIGPQAALVAVEPATGRVIALVGGDDVEPAGFDRATSAVRQPGSAFKPFVYLEALRTRRYTAATLVDDSPEVDGEWQPKNAHAKEYAGAVPVRDAIARSLNLPAVKVIRDVGPEAVAELAGRLGISSRLDPGPALALGSSAVTPIDMATAYAALAAGGIVHRPWVVRRVTGPGGAEVPLLGRTGERVLTEEEAYVMTSLLESVIEYGTGAEALALRRPAAGKTGTTNESRDAWFAGYTPDVAAVVWVGYDDMRKLGPREYGGRAALPIWLAFMKRAHAGVPAREFTPPPGIVRALVDPATGLLAYEGQGGARDEVFIEGTEPSETALPPDVLSLDAFMLEQAARGYSADAGPGSAADGGPGPGIR; this is translated from the coding sequence ATGCAGCACGTCAACGACAGCGGGCGATCGCGGCGGATCGCACCCAAACCGCGCGGGCCGAGATCGCGGATTCGGGCCGTTCTCGCCCGGATCGCCCTCGTGGTCTTCTTCTTCGGGCTCGGCGGCGCCGCCGGGCTCGCGGCCGTCCTGTACTACCTGTCCGCGGACCTGCCGGCCATCGGGCCGCTCCTCGAGGGCTACGACCCGCCGCAGATCACGCGCATCGTCGCGGCCGACGGCACGGTCATCGGCGAGCTGTTCGTCGAGCGGAGGACGGTCGTCCCCATGGGCGACATCCCCAAGGTGATGATCGACGCGGTCATCGCGGCGGAGGACGCCGACTTCAGGAAGCACGAGGGGCTCGACTACCCCGGGATGATCCGCGCGCTCTTCGCGAACGTCGCGCACGGCAGGCTGTCGCAGGGGGGATCGACAATCACGCAACAGGTGGCGCGCACCTTCTTCCTCACGCGCGAGAAGACGTTCACGCGGAAGCTGCGCGAGATCCTGCTCACGAAGCGCATCGAGGAGCGGCTCACCAAGGACGAGATCCTCTACCTCTACCTGAACCAGATCAATTTCGGCCACGGTCGGTACGGCGTCGGCGAGGCGGCGCGATTCTACTTCTCGAAAGGCATCCGCGAAATCACCGTCGCCGAGGCCGCCCTCCTCGCCGGGATCCCGAAGGGGCCGTCGATCTACGAACCGATTTCGCACCCCGACGCGGCGGCCGCGCGCCGGCGGTACGTGCTCGGCGAGATGGCGAGGCACGGGATGATCTCAGCGGCGCACGCCGAACTCGCGGGCGCCGAACCGCTCGGCTTGAGCGCCGGCGGGCGGCGGGACGATCGGCTAGCGCCGGAGGTCGTCGCGCAGGCGCTGCGCGAGCTCTCGGGCACGGTCGACCGGGAGACGCTGCGCCACGGCGGCTACGTCATAGAGACGACGATCGCCCCCGATCTCCAGCGAGCCGCACGCGAAGCGGTCGTACGCGGGCTCGTGGCCGTGGACGGGCGCAACGGCCGGTTGGCGCCGTTCGGCGCCCGCGGGAACGCGAAGCGGAGCCTGGGCACGGCGCCGTGCAGGGCGCGAGAGCTCAAGGTGGGCGCGGTATGCCTCGGCCGCGTGATCGGCGCGGACGATACGGCGCGGACGCTCCGGGTCGACCTCGGCGGCCGCGAGGGGATCGTCGATCTCGCGCGCCACGGCCGGTACGATCCGGAGGAGCTCGCCGCCGGAAGGTTCGCGGAGAGAGGCGCGCTGCTGCGCGTGGCGCCCGTCCACGTGCCCGTCGGCGATGATCCTCTGCGCGTGGAGCTCGAGATCGGGCCGCAGGCCGCGCTCGTCGCGGTCGAGCCCGCGACCGGGCGGGTGATCGCCCTCGTCGGCGGCGACGACGTCGAGCCGGCGGGTTTCGACCGTGCCACCTCCGCGGTCCGGCAGCCGGGCTCCGCGTTCAAGCCGTTCGTGTACCTCGAGGCGCTCAGGACGCGGCGCTACACCGCCGCGACGCTCGTCGACGACTCGCCGGAGGTGGACGGCGAGTGGCAACCGAAGAACGCCCATGCCAAGGAGTACGCCGGGGCCGTCCCGGTGCGCGACGCGATCGCGCGCTCGCTGAACCTGCCGGCCGTGAAGGTGATCCGGGACGTGGGTCCGGAAGCCGTGGCCGAGCTCGCCGGGCGTCTCGGCATCTCGTCGCGGCTCGATCCGGGACCGGCGCTCGCGCTGGGATCTTCCGCGGTTACGCCGATCGACATGGCGACCGCGTACGCGGCGCTCGCGGCGGGGGGGATCGTGCACAGGCCGTGGGTCGTGCGGCGGGTCACGGGCCCGGGCGGCGCCGAGGTGCCGCTGCTGGGCCGCACCGGCGAGCGGGTGCTCACCGAGGAGGAGGCGTACGTCATGACCTCCCTCCTCGAGTCGGTCATCGAGTACGGCACCGGGGCCGAGGCGCTCGCCCTCCGGCGGCCCGCGGCGGGCAAGACCGGCACGACGAACGAGTCGCGGGACGCGTGGTTCGCCGGATACACGCCCGACGTCGCGGCCGTCGTGTGGGTCGGCTACGACGACATGCGCAAGCTCGGGCCGAGGGAGTACGGGGGCCGCGCCGCATTGCCCATCTGGCTCGCGTTCATGAAGCGCGCGCACGCCGGGGTTCCGGCGCGGGAGTTCACGCCGCCTCCGGGAATCGTGCGGGCGCTCGTCGACCCCGCGACCGGGCTCCTGGCGTACGAAGGGCAGGGCGGGGCCCGGGACGAGGTGTTCATCGAGGGCACGGAGCCCAGCGAGACCGCGCTGCCGCCGGATGTGCTCTCGCTCGACGCGTTCATGCTGGAGCAGGCGGCGCGCGGCTACAGCGCGGACGCCGGGCCGGGATCGGCGGCGGACGGCGGGCCGGGCCCGGGCATCCGTTGA
- a CDS encoding thiolase domain-containing protein — translation MIKFSDKQLKIPRMSKPVYLVTAGQSKFDRAFPDKRTEELCIDAFVEAAEMIDKTPAELKSYIHTCYYGHFADHFGDQLLGEALIHDRLGLDPLGNCGVKTGGATGGTTIWEAVKAVASGYSDCALAMGWERMDEVPTDEGNFLISCAADKDWESPLGHIYTGYYAVMAQKYWKVFGKEEESFRRTMAEIAVKHHGYARFNPFAHAPMKITVDDVLKSPVVAFPLRALDCCLMSVGAACVIVCDEDTAVKLTKGTKNKPLRIWSAAGSHTLRAADRMDMEIPLLPNETADQYKNLGKEFPGGERYPGFTGFLAARMAAYYSYRMTGIVDPMKDLDVIELHDAFTISDMQTYEDIGLRPYGYGRDFVESGDCYHTNPKTHEPGRLPSNLSGGLIGCMHAVGATGIMQVFEIASHLWGRWAEIHGDVKRWERYGRQKPADWTDLQVKGAKRALAISHAGVGSHVTSTILMDPDSLLKADA, via the coding sequence ATGATCAAGTTCAGCGACAAGCAATTGAAGATTCCGCGGATGTCCAAGCCCGTGTACTTGGTCACAGCGGGGCAGTCGAAGTTCGACCGGGCCTTCCCGGACAAGCGAACCGAGGAGCTGTGCATCGACGCGTTCGTCGAGGCAGCCGAAATGATCGACAAGACGCCGGCCGAGCTCAAGAGCTACATCCACACCTGCTACTACGGGCACTTCGCCGACCACTTCGGCGATCAGCTGCTCGGCGAGGCGCTGATCCACGACCGTCTCGGCCTCGATCCGCTCGGCAACTGCGGCGTCAAGACCGGCGGCGCCACGGGCGGCACGACGATCTGGGAGGCGGTCAAGGCCGTGGCGTCGGGCTACTCGGACTGCGCGCTCGCGATGGGCTGGGAGCGCATGGACGAGGTCCCGACCGACGAGGGCAACTTCCTCATCTCCTGCGCGGCCGACAAGGACTGGGAGTCGCCGCTCGGTCACATCTACACCGGCTACTACGCCGTGATGGCGCAGAAGTACTGGAAGGTGTTCGGCAAGGAGGAGGAGTCGTTCCGCCGCACCATGGCGGAGATCGCGGTCAAGCACCACGGCTACGCGCGCTTCAACCCGTTCGCCCACGCGCCGATGAAGATCACGGTGGACGACGTCCTCAAGTCGCCGGTGGTGGCGTTCCCGCTGCGCGCCCTCGACTGCTGCCTGATGAGCGTCGGCGCCGCGTGCGTCATCGTCTGTGACGAGGACACGGCGGTGAAGCTGACCAAGGGCACCAAGAACAAGCCTCTCCGGATCTGGTCCGCCGCCGGCTCCCACACGCTGCGCGCGGCCGATCGGATGGACATGGAGATCCCGCTCCTGCCCAACGAGACCGCCGACCAGTACAAGAACCTCGGCAAGGAGTTCCCCGGCGGCGAGCGGTATCCGGGCTTCACCGGCTTCCTCGCGGCCCGCATGGCCGCGTACTACAGCTACCGCATGACCGGCATCGTCGATCCGATGAAGGATCTCGACGTCATCGAGCTGCACGACGCCTTCACCATCAGCGACATGCAGACCTACGAGGACATCGGCCTCCGTCCCTACGGCTACGGCCGCGACTTCGTCGAGTCCGGCGACTGCTACCACACCAACCCGAAGACGCACGAGCCGGGCCGGCTGCCCTCGAACCTCTCCGGCGGGCTCATCGGCTGCATGCACGCGGTGGGCGCGACGGGCATCATGCAGGTGTTCGAGATCGCGTCGCACCTATGGGGCCGCTGGGCCGAGATCCACGGCGACGTGAAGCGCTGGGAGCGCTACGGGCGGCAGAAACCGGCCGACTGGACCGACCTGCAGGTCAAGGGGGCGAAGCGCGCGCTGGCGATCAGCCACGCGGGCGTCGGCTCCCACGTGACCTCGACGATCCTGATGGACCCCGACAGCCTGCTGAAGGCGGATGCATAG
- the efp gene encoding elongation factor P, which produces MMDISEIRKGAKIIIDGAPCLVTEYNFVKPGKGQALYKCRVRNMINGSQWDKTWRSGEKFEKADLEEHRMQYLYTDGEEYNFMNNANYEQVALLKEAVGDAVNYLYENLELDMLFFDGRPIGLTLPNFVELEIVKSDPGIKGDTASNATKPATLSSGYVVQVPLFVNQGEWVRIDTRTGQYQERVKR; this is translated from the coding sequence TTGATGGATATCAGCGAGATCCGGAAGGGCGCGAAGATCATCATCGATGGCGCACCCTGCCTCGTGACGGAATACAACTTCGTGAAGCCGGGCAAGGGGCAGGCGCTCTACAAGTGCCGCGTGCGCAACATGATCAACGGCTCGCAGTGGGACAAGACGTGGCGTTCCGGCGAGAAGTTCGAGAAGGCGGATCTCGAAGAGCACCGCATGCAGTACCTGTACACCGACGGCGAAGAGTACAACTTCATGAACAACGCGAATTACGAGCAGGTCGCGCTCCTCAAGGAGGCGGTCGGCGACGCGGTGAACTACCTGTACGAGAACCTCGAGCTCGACATGCTGTTCTTCGACGGGCGGCCGATCGGCCTCACGCTGCCGAACTTCGTGGAGCTCGAGATCGTCAAGTCCGATCCCGGGATCAAGGGCGACACGGCGTCGAACGCCACCAAGCCCGCGACCCTCTCCTCCGGCTACGTCGTGCAGGTCCCGCTCTTCGTCAACCAGGGCGAGTGGGTCCGCATCGACACGCGCACCGGCCAGTACCAGGAGCGCGTGAAGCGGTAG
- a CDS encoding DUF6125 family protein, whose product MSAIESLSREELLKVVENFAKNWLAHDGLWFQAVERRRGLDEAIEADAAAWERFSPIEAQRIRGLLGLGESPGLEGLQKALDYRMYAVLNRQHSELEGGALRFYMDDCRVQSARVRKGLPDFPCKKVGLVEYAEFAKAIDPRIKTRCLTCPPDPHPPEHFCGWEFTI is encoded by the coding sequence ATGTCCGCGATCGAATCTCTCTCCCGCGAAGAGCTGCTCAAGGTCGTCGAAAACTTCGCGAAGAACTGGCTCGCCCACGACGGCCTCTGGTTCCAGGCGGTGGAGCGGCGGCGCGGCCTCGACGAGGCGATCGAGGCTGACGCGGCCGCGTGGGAGCGGTTCTCGCCCATCGAGGCGCAGCGCATCCGCGGGCTCCTGGGCCTCGGCGAGAGCCCGGGGCTCGAGGGGCTGCAAAAGGCGCTCGACTATAGGATGTACGCGGTGCTCAACCGCCAGCACAGCGAGCTCGAGGGCGGCGCGCTGCGGTTCTATATGGACGACTGCCGCGTGCAGAGCGCGAGGGTGCGCAAGGGGCTGCCCGACTTCCCGTGCAAGAAGGTGGGGCTCGTCGAGTACGCCGAGTTCGCGAAGGCGATCGACCCGCGCATCAAGACCCGCTGTCTCACGTGCCCGCCGGACCCGCACCCGCCCGAGCACTTCTGCGGCTGGGAGTTCACGATCTGA
- a CDS encoding type II toxin-antitoxin system VapC family toxin: MNLLLDTHVLLWWLNDDPELSGRARAAVADGRNVVFVSAASVWEIRIKQALGKLRLPKSFREVLERQPFMELPVTAEHAHAVFGLPDHHRDPFDRMLVAQAKVERLTLVTRDERMKKYSVAIVDA, encoded by the coding sequence ATGAACCTGCTCCTCGACACGCACGTCCTGCTCTGGTGGCTGAACGACGATCCGGAATTGTCGGGCAGGGCCAGGGCGGCTGTCGCCGACGGGCGCAACGTGGTGTTCGTGAGCGCGGCGTCCGTCTGGGAGATCCGCATCAAGCAGGCGCTCGGCAAGCTGCGCCTCCCCAAGAGCTTCCGCGAGGTGCTGGAGCGGCAACCGTTCATGGAGCTGCCTGTGACCGCGGAGCACGCGCACGCGGTCTTCGGGCTGCCCGACCACCACCGCGATCCTTTCGATCGCATGCTCGTCGCCCAGGCGAAGGTCGAGCGCCTGACGCTCGTGACGCGGGACGAGCGGATGAAGAAGTACTCCGTCGCGATTGTCGACGCATGA
- a CDS encoding type II toxin-antitoxin system prevent-host-death family antitoxin, with product MEVTNISEAKAKLSALIERVVEGEEIIIGKAGRPVAKIVRYERSEEPRAPGALRGKIVIADDFDELPEEIAEAFGVVGR from the coding sequence ATGGAGGTCACGAACATCTCGGAGGCGAAGGCCAAGCTGTCCGCTCTCATCGAGCGGGTCGTCGAGGGCGAGGAGATCATCATCGGAAAGGCCGGACGGCCCGTCGCGAAGATCGTGCGCTACGAGAGGAGCGAGGAGCCCCGCGCTCCGGGGGCGTTGCGGGGGAAGATCGTGATCGCCGACGACTTCGACGAGCTGCCGGAGGAGATCGCGGAGGCGTTCGGCGTGGTGGGGCGATGA
- a CDS encoding type II toxin-antitoxin system Phd/YefM family antitoxin — translation MITETNAVAFRQNLGEMINQVQYRRDSIVINKDGRPVAVLIDTDLFERIRRLQGRFDELAGRFAEAYADVPAEEGAFEIEKAVAKVRVRAGKQTAADSRTKKG, via the coding sequence ATGATCACCGAAACCAACGCGGTCGCCTTTCGCCAGAACCTGGGGGAGATGATCAACCAGGTCCAGTACCGCCGCGACAGCATCGTCATCAACAAGGACGGGCGGCCGGTCGCCGTCCTGATCGATACCGACCTGTTCGAGAGAATCAGAAGACTCCAGGGGCGGTTCGACGAGCTCGCGGGACGGTTCGCCGAGGCGTACGCCGACGTGCCCGCCGAAGAGGGCGCCTTTGAGATCGAAAAGGCCGTCGCGAAGGTGCGCGTTCGGGCGGGCAAGCAGACGGCGGCCGACTCCCGGACGAAGAAGGGTTGA
- a CDS encoding putative toxin-antitoxin system toxin component, PIN family, with protein sequence MPSLRVVLDTNVLVSGLAYPDGVPGRIVTAWRRGSLDVVLSSYILDEVRRVLPRLNHRLKWRKADFADLVDLLAIQADLVEPQALAADAARDAADVPILGTRLASNADYLITGDRDLLTLADRYPIVSPADFWKKHGA encoded by the coding sequence TTGCCCTCGCTGCGCGTCGTGCTCGACACCAACGTGCTGGTGTCGGGGCTGGCCTACCCCGACGGCGTTCCGGGGCGCATCGTCACGGCCTGGCGCAGGGGATCTCTCGATGTCGTGCTGTCTTCGTACATCCTGGACGAGGTCAGGCGCGTGCTGCCTCGGCTCAACCATCGGCTGAAGTGGCGGAAGGCCGACTTCGCGGACCTCGTCGACCTCCTCGCGATCCAGGCGGATCTGGTCGAGCCGCAGGCGTTGGCTGCAGACGCGGCGCGCGACGCGGCCGACGTCCCGATCTTGGGCACGCGCTTGGCCTCGAATGCGGACTACCTCATCACCGGGGACCGCGATCTTCTCACACTGGCCGATCGTTACCCGATCGTCAGTCCGGCCGACTTCTGGAAGAAGCACGGCGCGTGA
- the dnaE gene encoding DNA polymerase III subunit alpha: MSEGASFVHLHLHSQYSLLDGAVRLKDLIPRVRELGMSAVAVTDHGNMFGAFDFYKQAIAAGVKPILGCETYVAPGKRDDKSRRGAYHLILLARNAEGYRNLKYLVSMGYVEGFYYNPRIDKALLAERSAGLIGASACLGGEVAQAFVRGGYASAKEAAAAYRAIFEPGAFFLEVQSNGYDGQAEYNEALRRIGQELDIPLLATNDVHYLTADDAKAHQVLMAIGKGVTLDDPKADFHYTDELYLRSADEMQKALGRFPDALENTIRVAGMCESVTPAGPLDLPAFQVPEGTTLEEYLRRTAHEMLNRRFAELERIGRTVDTNQYRKRLDHELGVICEMHYAGYFLIVQDFIRYAREQGIPVGPGRGSGAGSLVAFALKITNLDPIPLNLLFERFLNPERKSMPDFDVDFCKDRREQVIEYVAEKYGAANVGQIATFHQLRSRSVVRDVGRVMGMQYGDVDKIAKLVPEGPKVSLAEALGGEEKLKQARRADPKVDELLAYAERLENLNRHAGMHAAGVVIGNKPLWEYVPVFTGGDRETTTQLVSQFDMNFVEDCGLVKFDFLGLKTLTVIRTAVDLVNKRRGEGERLDIDELPLDDQKVYDLISSGNTWGVFQLESRGFQELLRRLKPDCFEDIVAAVALYRPGPLEGGMVEQFVECKHGRREIAYPHPKLGKILKETYGVIVYQEQVMQAAQILAGYSLGAADIMRRAMGKKKADVMAKERIKFVGGCGENGIEGPLANEIFDLIDKFAGYGFNKSHSAAYALITYQTAWLKANHPVEFEAALLTCDRENTDKIAEYIRLGRGMGTRVLPPDINRSDVDFSVHYEADEPGAGGILFGLGAIKGVGDAALRSILEARADGAFTDVFDFAMRVDLAKVNKAVMEGLVRSGAFDGCEGSRGVNRGQIFGALERAVERGKSAQRDREVGQISLFGALAAPSPAAGAAQEEASLYADLRPWTERELLAYEKTSVGFFMSGHPMERYEAEAARLTGSTTTSVAACGDRDEITIAGIMMDFSERKTKAGKRLGLGAIEDLHGRVNVIVFSQQLDELGEVLRSEEPLFIKGTVLVDEREEGEEKKIRVAEAMPLADVRAKRTKEVHLHIDGAAFDARALDDLKGVLEKNPGRCDAFLEVAIAGRSRTTITLPEQFRLAPTDELLNGLTGFPGVLDVEFR; this comes from the coding sequence ATGTCGGAAGGCGCCTCCTTCGTCCACCTCCACCTCCACAGCCAGTACTCGCTCCTCGACGGCGCGGTGCGGCTCAAGGATCTCATCCCCAGGGTGCGGGAGCTCGGCATGTCCGCCGTGGCGGTCACGGACCACGGCAACATGTTCGGCGCGTTCGACTTCTACAAGCAGGCGATCGCCGCGGGCGTCAAGCCGATCCTCGGCTGCGAGACGTACGTGGCGCCGGGGAAGCGGGACGACAAGTCGCGGCGCGGTGCGTACCACCTCATCCTGCTCGCACGCAACGCGGAGGGCTACCGCAACCTCAAGTACCTCGTGTCGATGGGCTACGTGGAGGGGTTCTACTACAACCCGCGCATCGACAAGGCGCTCCTCGCCGAGCGCAGCGCCGGGCTCATCGGGGCGAGCGCGTGCCTCGGCGGCGAGGTCGCGCAGGCGTTCGTTCGGGGCGGCTACGCGTCGGCGAAGGAGGCCGCGGCGGCGTATCGCGCGATCTTCGAGCCCGGCGCGTTCTTCCTCGAGGTGCAGAGCAACGGCTATGACGGGCAGGCGGAGTACAACGAGGCGCTGCGCCGCATCGGCCAGGAGCTCGACATCCCGCTGCTCGCGACGAACGACGTGCACTACCTGACCGCCGACGACGCCAAGGCGCACCAGGTGCTCATGGCGATCGGCAAGGGGGTGACGCTCGACGATCCCAAGGCGGACTTCCACTACACGGACGAGCTCTACCTGCGCTCCGCCGACGAGATGCAAAAGGCGCTCGGCCGCTTCCCGGACGCGCTGGAGAACACGATCCGCGTCGCCGGGATGTGCGAGTCCGTCACGCCGGCGGGCCCGCTCGATCTGCCGGCGTTCCAGGTGCCGGAGGGCACGACGCTCGAGGAGTACCTGCGGCGCACGGCGCACGAGATGCTCAATAGGAGGTTCGCGGAGCTCGAGCGCATCGGCAGGACGGTGGACACGAACCAGTACCGCAAGCGCCTGGATCACGAGCTCGGCGTGATCTGCGAGATGCACTACGCCGGGTACTTCCTCATCGTCCAGGACTTCATCCGCTACGCCCGGGAGCAGGGGATCCCGGTCGGGCCGGGCCGCGGCTCGGGCGCCGGCTCGCTCGTCGCGTTCGCGCTCAAGATCACGAACCTCGATCCCATCCCGCTCAACCTCCTGTTCGAGCGGTTCCTGAACCCCGAGCGCAAGTCCATGCCCGACTTCGACGTCGACTTCTGCAAGGACCGCCGGGAGCAGGTGATCGAGTACGTCGCCGAGAAGTACGGCGCGGCGAACGTCGGCCAGATCGCGACGTTCCACCAGCTCAGGAGCCGCTCCGTGGTGCGCGACGTCGGGCGCGTGATGGGCATGCAGTACGGGGACGTCGACAAGATCGCGAAGCTCGTGCCCGAGGGGCCGAAGGTCTCGCTCGCAGAGGCTTTGGGGGGCGAGGAGAAGCTGAAGCAGGCGCGGCGCGCGGATCCGAAGGTCGACGAGCTGCTCGCCTACGCGGAGCGGCTCGAGAACCTGAACCGCCACGCGGGCATGCACGCCGCCGGGGTGGTCATCGGCAACAAGCCGCTGTGGGAGTACGTCCCGGTGTTCACCGGCGGGGATCGCGAGACGACGACCCAGCTCGTCAGCCAGTTCGACATGAACTTCGTCGAGGACTGCGGGCTCGTGAAGTTCGACTTCCTCGGCCTGAAGACGCTGACCGTGATCCGCACCGCGGTCGATCTCGTGAACAAGCGCCGCGGCGAGGGGGAGCGGCTCGACATCGACGAGCTGCCTCTCGACGATCAGAAGGTCTACGACCTGATCTCGTCGGGGAACACGTGGGGCGTCTTCCAGCTCGAGTCGCGCGGCTTCCAGGAGCTGCTCCGGAGGCTCAAGCCGGACTGCTTCGAGGACATCGTGGCCGCCGTCGCGCTGTACCGGCCGGGCCCGCTCGAGGGCGGGATGGTCGAGCAGTTCGTCGAGTGCAAGCACGGCCGCCGCGAGATCGCCTACCCGCACCCGAAGCTCGGGAAGATCCTCAAGGAGACGTACGGCGTCATCGTGTACCAGGAGCAGGTGATGCAGGCGGCGCAGATCCTGGCCGGGTACTCGCTCGGGGCCGCGGACATCATGCGGCGCGCCATGGGCAAGAAGAAGGCCGACGTGATGGCCAAGGAGCGGATCAAGTTCGTCGGCGGCTGCGGCGAGAACGGCATCGAAGGACCGCTCGCCAACGAGATCTTCGATCTCATCGACAAGTTCGCGGGCTACGGCTTCAACAAGAGCCACTCGGCGGCGTACGCGCTCATCACCTACCAGACGGCCTGGCTCAAGGCGAACCACCCGGTCGAGTTCGAGGCGGCGCTGCTGACATGCGACCGGGAGAACACGGACAAGATCGCCGAGTACATCCGCCTCGGCCGGGGGATGGGGACGCGCGTGCTGCCGCCCGACATCAACAGGTCCGACGTCGACTTCAGCGTGCACTACGAGGCCGACGAGCCGGGCGCGGGCGGGATCCTCTTCGGGCTCGGCGCGATCAAGGGCGTGGGCGACGCGGCGCTCCGGAGCATCCTCGAGGCGCGGGCCGACGGGGCGTTCACGGACGTCTTCGACTTCGCGATGCGCGTCGATCTCGCGAAGGTGAACAAGGCGGTGATGGAGGGGCTCGTCAGGTCCGGCGCCTTCGACGGCTGCGAGGGATCGCGCGGCGTGAACCGCGGGCAGATCTTCGGCGCGCTGGAGCGCGCGGTCGAGCGCGGAAAGTCGGCGCAGCGGGATCGCGAGGTGGGGCAGATCAGCCTGTTCGGGGCGCTCGCCGCCCCCTCCCCCGCGGCGGGCGCGGCGCAGGAGGAGGCCTCCCTCTACGCCGATCTGCGGCCGTGGACCGAGCGCGAGCTGCTCGCGTACGAGAAGACGTCGGTCGGCTTCTTCATGTCCGGGCACCCCATGGAGCGGTACGAGGCCGAGGCGGCGCGGCTGACCGGGAGCACGACGACGTCCGTCGCGGCCTGCGGGGACCGGGACGAGATCACGATCGCCGGGATCATGATGGACTTCTCCGAGCGCAAGACGAAGGCCGGCAAGCGGCTCGGCCTCGGCGCGATCGAGGATCTGCACGGCCGGGTCAACGTCATCGTCTTCTCGCAGCAGCTCGACGAGCTCGGAGAGGTGCTCCGGAGCGAGGAGCCCCTGTTCATCAAGGGCACGGTCCTCGTCGACGAGCGCGAGGAGGGCGAGGAGAAGAAGATCCGCGTCGCGGAGGCGATGCCGCTCGCCGACGTGCGCGCCAAGCGCACCAAGGAGGTGCACCTCCACATCGACGGGGCGGCGTTCGACGCCCGCGCGCTCGACGATCTCAAGGGCGTGCTCGAGAAGAACCCAGGGCGCTGCGACGCGTTCCTCGAGGTCGCGATCGCGGGGCGCTCGCGGACGACGATCACCCTACCCGAGCAGTTCCGGCTCGCGCCGACGGACGAGCTGCTGAACGGCCTCACAGGCTTCCCGGGCGTGCTCGACGTGGAGTTCAGGTAG